ATATCTAAAATTGGATTAAACCTACTTCTTTTCGCCCCATATAATTGAAGACCCATAGTCATGGCTAATGCAAGTAAAGCTGCCTTTACCCTCCTATTCTTCTCCTGCTTATCCACCACCTCTTCCTTTTTCACCATACTTGTAACTCCTATACTTGAGAGGTCTAATTGCATTATGATGCCATAAACTGCAGATGCAACTTCAACATAATATAGCATTTGCGCTTCTCTTTCCTCCTCTTTAATTTCCCCTTCTCCAGTCTTTAAACCTACAGCAACTTGTCTTGCATGCATTTGCGCCTCTATCACTGCTTCTGTTATTGCATCCTCAACTGGTGTTACATATCCAGCTTGGAACAAGCTCGTCCTTCTAACTGAGATAGGTTTTTCAGCATACAGGAAACCTCCTATATCTGCTATTATGCTTTTCTGTATCGCAACCTTTTCAAACTCGTGCTGTATTTTCTCAACATCTTCTGATTTTATCTTTCCTTTACCTTTATTGACGACTTCTTGCAGTTCATTTATTAAGTGTTTTTCGTCAGTGAATTTAATCATCTCATTTCTTTCAGCCCATGGATCTATAGGAAGTGGACTTATCCCCTCCTTTGAGTATATTAATTTTGTTGCTTCCACTAGATTTGCCTGATAAGCATGAGCTATACTCTCCCCACTAATGACGGGTACGTAGACGAGTTTGTATCCATCTTCGATCTTCAATACATATGGTGCTCTTCTGCGTCTACTTACGTTTCCTATGGTTTCAGTCATATTTAATGCTTCAATATTTGCTCGTACTCTCCCTGCAAGAGATACATACACCATATTACATTTCCGCCTCCGCTTCCTTCTTCTTTTCCTCAGAAAACTTAATGGAAGGTTTGCTTAATGCAAATGATGCTAGTACACTGCCAGCTAACTTGCCTCTCTTTTCATCTAAGAGTAAATCTATTACAACTTTGAGATCTTCACTATTGGGCATTTTTTCCGGATTTTCACTTATGATCATTCTTAAAGCTCTTCTAAGTGCTTCCACCCTTAATCCGGGAGACAAAGAATCACCTATTGCATCAATTGGACCATATACCTTCTTTTCGGCAAGAGTGGATAAAGCGCTTGCAACGTTATTTAGGGCTATCCATTCATATTGTTTAAATGTTTGACTTAACATAGGCGCATCATATTTAATTGCGTAAAACTAACATATATAATTTTCTTTTCTTAGATAATATAACATTAATGTTGATTGTTTAATAAAATATTTAACTTTTATGATAATTATTTACTATTTATGTAACATTCCAAAGTAATCTCATAAAGTATTTTATGTTATAGTTTAATGATGAAATGTTGCATTGAAGTGTTTGTTTCTTCAGCTATAAATGAACCCTATAACTAATTGAGTTATGAATTAATTAGTGCTGGTGACATATTCTGTTGTACCAGCATGTTTTGCATTTGTTTGTCCATTTTGTTTGTGGTACTACTTTTCCATCTATTATTTCGTGTGTTTTTTGTATGATTTTTGTTGTGTAGTTTTTTAGTTGTTTTGTTAGTGTTGTTTCGTGCCATAGTTTTGATTGTTTGTAGTATAGTACTATTTTGTATGCTGTTTGTTTTAGTGTTTCTTCTGCCATTATTGCGTATGTTGTTGTTTGGAGTATGTGGTCTGGGTATGGTTTCTTTACGTTTCCATATTTTATTTCTAGTATGTGCATTTTCCCATTCTTCCAGTATATTGCATCCGCTACACCCATTATCTTGTATTTTTCGCTTTTCAATGGTACTTCGAATAGCACTTTTTCCGCTTCTATTCTCACTTCTCCCAGTATGCTTTTCCTTCTTTCTGCTCCAGCTTTATCTTTTTCATATTCTTCCTTTCCCTCCTTCATCATTTCTGTTTCTGGCTCCATTATTCTTCTAACGTATTTTTGGTATAGTATTGTTGGGCAGAATATGTAGTCTCTGACTTGTAGTGGTGTTATGTATCTTTCTTCCTCTGACATTCATTATCGCCGTTATAGTATGAGTATCTCTTCCTCCTCCTCTTCCACGTATGGTTCTCCAATAAGCTCTCTGAGCTTTATGTCTGCATCGCATATTTGGAATATTTGTATGTTCCCCTTATTCTTCCCCAGTATTTTTGTTAGCTTCTTCTTTAAATCCTTCCTCCTTTGAGCATCTATCTCCCCTAGGAATGCACTCTTCTGTATTCTTACAAGTCCGGCTTCTTTGCATGCTTGTGCTATTAGGAGTCTTATTTTGTCGTCGGTTATATCATATATTATTAGTGTATGCATATCCTTTCACCCCCCATCTAAATCACGTTGTATGGTTGGTATGTGTTTGAGTATTTCATGATGTATTTTGCTAATCTATGTGGCTGTAGATGTATGTGTCCACTTACTGGTATGCTTCTATTCATGAATGTGGTTTTGGTTTTCAGTTGCTCATAGAATAGTTTTAGAAGCTTCTTACGCCCCTCCTCACTAAGCTTCCCCTCAGCCTCCATAACCCCCTTCCAATCATCTTTCGATGTGAATAGTGTTATTAGTGGTTTGTCCACTATTGGTTGGCGGAACTCCTCCATTAAATCCATAACCAGCGAAGGCCTCCTACTACTATCCTCATGTAAGTAACCTATATATGGGTCTAATCCAGACAATTCCACTGCAAACCAAACTTCACTTGCAAGTATCGTGTATAGGTAGTTTAGGGAGAGGTTGAATGGATCTTTCGGCATATCATACCTCTTCCTCCTCCTACCATCATATCCAACCTCGCTTGGAATCACTAGGCTTAAAGCCTCCCAATAATACTTGCTGGCTTCAGCCTCCTTTGACATGTATAGTTGCCTATTGTTGCTTGGACCATAATCTCCAAGATACTTCATAACCTCAGTTATCCTGGTAATGTACCAAGCCAGCTTCTCAGCAGCTTCTGGATTGCTTCTAATCCTAGCCTTCCTAACCCTCTTCAGCAAGTTCAATTGATTCTCAATCTTGTTAATCACAATCCTCCATGCAATGTACTCTCCACGCTCATCCTCTTGAGCTTTAAACTGCTCCTTCTTAAGCTTTACAGATCCACCCCTACCCACAGGTTGAAGTCTACCTATAGGTTTATCCCCAGATAAGAGTATTAGTTGTACATTATTTTTCAACATAAGCCGTAGTGCATCTCCACTCATGCTAAGCCCACTGGCATTGGCTATTATACATGAAATATTACCAACACTAACACCCCTCTTCTCTTCGCCCCTACTTATAATTAGCATTCCACCCTTCTTCCCCAAATAGTATCCGTAACCATCAAGTATGACCCTCCTAACCACGCCCACCAACCCTCCTAGCCTTACAGTAATCATAATATATGCAATAATCTGGACATGAGGGTGGATATCCAGGGTCTTCACCAACCTGTATTACGTCGAAGGCTTTATCCCTAACCTCAATGAACTCCCTCCTAAGAGCATCATCAATGAAGTATAGGTCACTCTTAACCTTCACAAAACCATCCTTAACAGCCAAATACAGTATTACACCATAATCCACAGGAACCTCCAAGTCCGCCTCTATGGCAAGAGCATAACCAGCAAGCGTATACTTATGAAAATCCCTAACATCACCAGTCTTAACATCAATTACAAGCCTATTATCCATGAAAACATCAACCCTAAGCTCCCTAGATAAACCTAGAAATCTACCATCAACAATCTTCTCCTCAAACTCAGGCATAAGCCTACCAACAACATTCTCAACCTTAGGATAACTCAACTCAGAAATTATCTCATCAAGCCTAGCCGAAACATTAAGAGCCATGAAATCAAACAAAATGCTGGAATCAGATCTCAGAGAATCATAATCTGAACCCGAAACATACTTTTCAACACCATACCGCTTAAAAATAGAATCTACGAAGCCATCACGCTCACCGGAGAGAATTCTAAACAAATCACAACCCCTCATAAGGCCATGAGAATAAAGCCTCCCCCTAACTAGGCCAGGAAACTCTGAGCATAATGCATGATAAACCCAACCCCTAACAGTCTTAATGGTTACAGGGGCAGGAATATTGGCAACCCTACGCAGGTAAACATCACGATAATTCGGGCAATACCTATTAGCAACCTCAGAAACCCCTAAAAACAAGTTATCCACAGGCGGAGAAAGCAAATCATTACTCCAATTCCAACCCCTCAACTCCTCAGAAACACTACAACCAGAATAAAGCCTCCTAAAACGAGTCAACAACCTACCAAGCTCACGACTAGAAATCAAAAACATGGAAACCCAAAAATAAATATCAAAAACAAAGAAGATAAATTTTACATAAAACTTCAAGGAAGAACATAAAATTTAGTTCACCCTACAGTTAACTATAAATTGTCTATATACTTTTCGACAAAAGTCTAATTTTCCACGAATAGTTTCACCATCAATCCCATCATCAGTTAGCACAAACAACATCAATTCTATGCAAGTTTCGCCTATGCCATGATGGCTTCTGAATTAATCATGCCAAAAACCTTAAAAACCAGAAAAAAGAAAAGATAAAATCGGAACCCAATAGAGGGAATTGAAAGTAGTAATTAATAATACGCCTGCTAGAATAAATAGTATTCCAAGAACCCAATAGAGGGAATTGAAAGTATGAAGCTATTGACTTATAACATGAAGTATAAGGTGACTATTGAACCCAATAGAGGGAATTGAAAGCATTTCGCATATCATTTGAAGCACATCACTTCCATCGATAGAACCCAATAGAGGGAATTGAAAGGTTCCACACTTCTAAGGGAATTTTGGGCTTTTCCTCATGAACCCAATAGAGGGAATTGAAAGATCCTCATCGGCTCCCACAAAAATCATCCTGCCAGCTTTGGAACCCAATAGAGGGAATTGAAAGTAATCGAAAGTTTTCCAATCACTCACTTCGAGAATTGAGAAACGAACCCAATAGAGGGAATTGAAAGCAATGAAGAAAGCAGAATATGAAAAAATGGAACCTAAAGAGGAACCCAATAGAGGGAATTGAAAGGGTATAAGTATTTGCTGTTGCTGAGGAGGAATAAACATTTGTGAACCCAATAGAGGGAATTGAAAGCGTCCTATCGCCCAAAACTGCCACTCCATCTACACCACCAGAACCCAATAGAGGGAATTGAAAGACTGAAGTTGAGTGAATGGGAGCACTTAGAAGCTTTAAACGAACCCAATAGAGGGAATTGAAAGGGTAGAGGTGCAGCTCCAATAATAAACATTCCAGAACAAGTGAACCCAATAGAGGGAATTGAAAGCTTTCCCCGTTATTCGTGTCATCCAAATCTCTATCGTCTCAGAACCCAATAGAGGGAATTGAAAGCTACTAAGCAGAGAGGTTTATAGGATAGTTGGATGGACTAAAGAACCCAATAGAGGGAATTGAAAGATGGTATGCTGGATGCCTCCCAATATTCACTTTGAACTCGAACCCAATAGAGGGAATTGAAAGTTTAATTATTTGTGTATTAGGTAATTCAAGTTGCCATCCTTTTGGAACCCAATAGAGGGAATTGAAAGGTATCTGTGTTAATGACCATGCAAACAGCAAAATCCACAAGAACCCAATAGAGGGAATTGAAAGTCATAATGTAAGTGAATCGTGGAGGAAGGTTATAGAAGATTTGAACCCAATAGAGGGAATTGAAAGAACATTCCAACCCGAAGCATACATGTAAAGATACCAGTAAGAACCCAATAGAGGGAATTGAAAGAATCAAATCGTAACGCCCCATCCTTATGGCTCTATCAATCAGAACCCAATAGAGGGAATTGAAAGAAGCACAATTACAATAATGGCATGGGTTTATCCAATTGATTGGAACCCAATAGAGGGAATTGAAAGATATCCTCAAGAGGGCTC
The DNA window shown above is from Candidatus Culexarchaeum yellowstonense and carries:
- the cas4a gene encoding type I-A CRISPR-associated protein Cas4/Csa1, giving the protein MISSRELGRLLTRFRRLYSGCSVSEELRGWNWSNDLLSPPVDNLFLGVSEVANRYCPNYRDVYLRRVANIPAPVTIKTVRGWVYHALCSEFPGLVRGRLYSHGLMRGCDLFRILSGERDGFVDSIFKRYGVEKYVSGSDYDSLRSDSSILFDFMALNVSARLDEIISELSYPKVENVVGRLMPEFEEKIVDGRFLGLSRELRVDVFMDNRLVIDVKTGDVRDFHKYTLAGYALAIEADLEVPVDYGVILYLAVKDGFVKVKSDLYFIDDALRREFIEVRDKAFDVIQVGEDPGYPPSCPDYCIYYDYCKARRVGGRG
- the cas2 gene encoding CRISPR-associated endonuclease Cas2, whose translation is MHTLIIYDITDDKIRLLIAQACKEAGLVRIQKSAFLGEIDAQRRKDLKKKLTKILGKNKGNIQIFQICDADIKLRELIGEPYVEEEEEEILIL
- the cas7a gene encoding type I-A CRISPR-associated protein Cas7/Csa2 is translated as MVYVSLAGRVRANIEALNMTETIGNVSRRRRAPYVLKIEDGYKLVYVPVISGESIAHAYQANLVEATKLIYSKEGISPLPIDPWAERNEMIKFTDEKHLINELQEVVNKGKGKIKSEDVEKIQHEFEKVAIQKSIIADIGGFLYAEKPISVRRTSLFQAGYVTPVEDAITEAVIEAQMHARQVAVGLKTGEGEIKEEEREAQMLYYVEVASAVYGIIMQLDLSSIGVTSMVKKEEVVDKQEKNRRVKAALLALAMTMGLQLYGAKRSRFNPILDIESLVGVVSKPLPLTPLPPQRKDYIDLTVQKAKNAMKLLEKFGIDGKAVMISYGKEVEGVIVAATPEEFFDKLTGETFKLL
- the cas4 gene encoding CRISPR-associated protein Cas4; the protein is MSEEERYITPLQVRDYIFCPTILYQKYVRRIMEPETEMMKEGKEEYEKDKAGAERRKSILGEVRIEAEKVLFEVPLKSEKYKIMGVADAIYWKNGKMHILEIKYGNVKKPYPDHILQTTTYAIMAEETLKQTAYKIVLYYKQSKLWHETTLTKQLKNYTTKIIQKTHEIIDGKVVPQTKWTNKCKTCWYNRICHQH
- the cas1 gene encoding CRISPR-associated endonuclease Cas1 — its product is MITVRLGGLVGVVRRVILDGYGYYLGKKGGMLIISRGEEKRGVSVGNISCIIANASGLSMSGDALRLMLKNNVQLILLSGDKPIGRLQPVGRGGSVKLKKEQFKAQEDERGEYIAWRIVINKIENQLNLLKRVRKARIRSNPEAAEKLAWYITRITEVMKYLGDYGPSNNRQLYMSKEAEASKYYWEALSLVIPSEVGYDGRRRKRYDMPKDPFNLSLNYLYTILASEVWFAVELSGLDPYIGYLHEDSSRRPSLVMDLMEEFRQPIVDKPLITLFTSKDDWKGVMEAEGKLSEEGRKKLLKLFYEQLKTKTTFMNRSIPVSGHIHLQPHRLAKYIMKYSNTYQPYNVI